The segment tggctgctgttgctgctgaggAGGCTGCTTTGCAAACGGCGGAGAGGAGCGGGGAGGAAGAATCGGCAGCAACTTCTTCCATACGCACGGGCAGACAacgaggagcagcagcagcgaacAGAATTTGCAACAAAAAGAGGCATCTCCCTTTCCTGGGGAGGgtgaaaagaagcagcagcagcagaattttGGAGCGGCTCCACCAGGAGAAATTTTATAGAGAAGCCTGCAAGAGAGAGTGATTGCAGGGGGTTTGTTCTCCGGGCTTATTAGGGGGCTGTCTTTGCTGGTGGTGCGGGGAGTGGAGGTGATCCCCCTTAAATACAAGCTATTCTGGATATCCCCGTACAAGTTTTCTGATGTATTTGCTTGCACCTTCTTCCCCTGCTGTTTGGTGAACCCAGccccccacttccccccccccaccgGTCTCCCAAGGATGGATCATTCCCAGTGCCTTGTGACTATATACGCCTTGGTGGTTCTGCTGGGTCTCCGGCTAGAGCAAGGCGCCTGCCAGCACTATCTGCACATCCGACCGGCTCCCAGCGACAACCTGCCCTTGGTGGATCTAATCGAGCACCCGGACCCTATCTTTGACCCCAAGGAGAAGGATCTTAACGAGACCTTGCTAAGGAACCTCATGGGCGGACACTTCGACCCTAACTTTATGGCTGTTTCCTTGCCCGAGGACCGGCTCGGCGTGGACGATCTAGCCGAGCTGGACTTGCTGCTCAGGCAGAGACCCTCGGGAGCGATGCCCAGCGAAATCAAAGGGCTGGAGTTTTACGACGGGCTGCAGCCGGGCAAGAAGCACAGGCTGAGCAAGAAGCTGCGCAGGAAGCTGCAGATGTGGCTCTGGTCCCAGACCTTCTGCCCGGTGCTATACACGTGGAACGATCTCGGCAGCCGCTTTTGGCCCCGGTATGTGAAAGTGGGCAGCTGCTACAGTAAAAGGTCTTGTTCAGTCCCAGAAGGCATGGTTTGCAAACCTGCCAAGTCCGTGCATTTAACGATCCTGAGGTGGAGGTGCCAGCGCCGGGGGGGGCAGAGGTGCACATGGATACCCATCCAGTACCCCATCATCGCGGAGTGCAAGTGCTCCTGCTAGGGCTCGCACTGACCTCCTCGCCCCTTCTCCAGCGGACTCACGGGGACCTTTGCTGCAACAGAAATGAGAGACATTTGCTTTCTGGTTAACGTTGTAATGCACTGTAACGTGTAGGAGAATGTatattgtgtgtatatatggCACCGGTTTAATATACTATTAAAAGGTCAGTATTATACGTGAAATAATCAGCGtctactgtatttttaagaCTATTACCCTGATCGTTGCTaatgtatcttcttttttttttttttttttgtatttatattccaGAGAGAAGTTGCTTCGCTTTGGCGAagtagttttgttgttgtttctgtttgtttttgttttttaataaaaggattaaaaaatacaaaccaaactTTTTGATAAGAAAGCGTTTTAAAGCTATTTTCCATTATtcggaaagcgtgtgtgtgttgttttttcttttttccttatggactttagatttaaaataaaaaaagaataaacgCCTAGAGCACAATGTTATTGTAAATAGAGAGAACAGTTTGAATGACTTAATCCTATGTAAATGAAGAGTATCTGCTATTTATTCTTTATATCCTTGTAGTAAAAGTGCAGTGCAGAATTAAAGTCAACCACTAAAACACGAGCCGTTTGgattctgtttgctttttggtttggCCGCCTTCGGGGgggctttcttctctctcctcctcgtTCTCCACGCTCAGCAGGACGTTTCGTGGTGCCAGGGGGAGGTGGGCACCTGCTCACCGCTCTGTCAGATGGGAAGCTTTGGCACCTACACCGCAGGAGCGCCCCGGGGACGCGGCCccgcgggcggggcgggcgcggagcggctgctgggggggtcccggccccgcgTTGTCCCCAAGCGCAGCCGGAACGCGCTCGGTGGCAGCTGggtggagatttttttttgtaaccgCTTGACATTTCATTTACAACGGGACACGTGTCTTTCACACCTACCATTGTGGTGGGACACTGCTGAAACTTGACCCTTGGGCTTTGGGGGTTTTCAGCGCAGACACGTTATTAGCCTGATCCTATGACAGCCTCGCACACCCTCCCTGCCCGCCACAGTCGCTCCTCGCAGCCCGGTTAACTCTTTGGGCTCCCGCCAGCCGCCGGCGATCTTTCCGCTGACGCGCTGCCCCCTCCAGCCGCCTTTCCCTGGCAGCCCCGGCTGCTTCTCGCCCTCCCGCCCGCTGCAGCCCGAAGGTGCCGGTGTCCCGCGGAGGTGCCGCTGTCCCGGTGCCGCTGTCCCGCCGCCGCCCCTCCCGGCCCGCCCTCCGCGGGGCCCGCGGCGCCGCTCCGCCCGCTCCCCCCGGGCGCCGGCTCCAGCGCTGCCCGCCCCCAGGCCGGGGCAGCCGGCGGGGCTCCGCGCCAGCCCCCGCGCTccgccggcggctccgcggAGCGGGGCAGCTGCCGTGGGGAACGGCCCCGGGGCGCGGAACCGGCCCGCGGCTCCGTGAGGACCCGTCGCAATTAAGCAAGTATTCGACTTTTACGTGCCGGGAGACCCGACGGTTTGTATCTCATAGATACCAACTGCAACAACAAACTCTCCACGTGCTCTCCAAAGGCTCCCTGACAGTGCAGAAAAGCCTTTTCCTTATTTATCTTGGAatcaaaaatctttcttttttttcccccccccgaGCTCTGAGGGAATCTATGCTAATTATCTCAACCCCTGGGTCTTTCATTGACACAGCCCAGCCCTTCTTTCTCTAACGTTTAGTTCGCGTATCTCCGAATGCATATTCATTCTCTCTCTCACTCTTTCGGTGCGTTTTACCACCAGTCTCTTTGCTTCTCATTTCAAtagtttggggggaaaaaaaaatcagatcttgGGACATTTAGGGTATTCATTAACCTAGTGAAGAGGAACAGAGGCATTATTACTCACATAGAAGGCACCCTACCCCCACGTCTATCTAAGGGTTCATTGTAAAAGGATTAAAAGTTAAAGACCTTCATCTTATGATTCTTTCATTTAATCTTCGTGGCGCCTGAAAGACATGCTGGATGGATgatcacatttaaaatattcctaATGTCGGCTACCTTAGGACTCCAGGCAGGGCAAACAAACGTAATTTATTTCTAGAAGAAAGGGGATATTGAGATGTTTAAGTTTATGGACCACCATTACCATGTATGTTTGTTAGGTTCTGACAAATACCCAAATAACATTAAAATCAGCCATTCATCACATATGAATTTATGCAAAACCTTCTGTGCCTGGGGCCAATATTTTTTTAGACCGagtttcacttaaaaaaaaaaaaaaaaaagtttatttaaaaaaaaaaaaaagccaaaagcaagAGTTTTTCATGACTGGTAAACACAAGAATTATGTGAACAGAAACTATTTCATGCTGGGATGGCAGCCAGGGACTCGGGAATGTCAACAAAAGTTCTCCGAAGGTTGAAAATGTCATTGGATTACAATACAAGGTCCTTTGCCCCATTAGCAAACTTTACTAAAGTAATATTCCCACTGCTTAGCGAGGGGACTCACCCAGTGATTTGTCTGTCTCATCCGAGCAATGAGGCAAACAGACTCCATGTGGAAACCACCTCTGGCTATTTGCTCCAAGATTTTAAACCTTTATGTGTACAGagatgtgtgtgtatttgtgggTGTTATATGAGCGTAAAGCAAGTGTGGTGTTAATATAGTCTAAATATCTATCACCATATCTCACTGTTAATCTGCTAGTCATTGTAATCAGCAAGATATATGCCCATCCATGCTTTCTCAACTAATAACACCCTGCTACTGATAAATTGACAAGAATATTTGGggttaaaaaaatcaagtttcaCCCTCCACAAGgcccattatttttatttttttattaaataaataactaCATTTTGTCAGCTGgtagagcaaaaataaaccagtaGTTTTCACTGTTGTTTCTGGTCAGGTTCActttctgctcctcctgccctaGTGTTGAAATGTTTGGCTTGGAGTGGAAGTGTTTCAagccaaacaaataaaatatctttctgaTGAATGTTTCTATGCAAATCTTTTAAAGATTAGATTTGGTAATATGTTTTTAGAGCAAAATTGAATTATGGCTCTTTTAAATTGAAATCAATTCATAACACAGCCAAATTTTGTTTGCTGATCTTTGTAGTGGCACAGAGACTAATGtggggaagaaataagaagggaAAGGTTGAAAGTTTGCTTTTACTTACTCTTCGGTTTCTTCTTTTGCAATTTTAGTGTCTTAAAGTGTAATATTGGAAATCTAAATTCACTTCTACCTCCACCATAGGCTGCAGAACCTCAGTGCTAAGTGCTAAGTGCTGCTGTTCCTTATGGGGAGTCCAGGACTTTGCCTTCTTTGGTAGCATAACTAGTCTTTatctagtatctctttttctctcataACACGTGTTTAGTCAAAATCTGGTAAAGTTAAGGCCCAGCGTTCAAGGGGAGGTTCCTCGATAGTGTTGGATTTAGCATcacagccattttttttttcttgccagtGCAGAACAGTATGTTATGTGGGATTCTCATATGCTTTATACTTCTGTTTATCGGGAAAAACATGTGACTTAATGAAAGTTGTGATGCTGTTGGCTAATTTGAAAGTGCTAAGAGTAACACAGTTgataaaaggattaaaaaacaGATGGGAGCGAGTTATCCAAACAGGGTAATAAACTCATTCAGAAATTAGTCCAGATAGTGTGAAGAAAAAGGCCAACTAGGAAAACTTGCTTAGACATCTCATGAAAGTGTTGTGTCCTCACATGCAtaattcactgaaaaaatacatttgattcATTTTATCCTCTTCAAAATACCACTACAAAGATAAGTTCTTGAGATTGCGTGAGAGTATGATGGAGTCATCACAAAAATAACCACAGCTAGAAACTGGAGCAGTGTTTGTATAAATACTGGACAACTTCTCCCTCTTCCGTAGTTTTAATAGAGAAGTAATCTTAATTTAGTAACATCAACAGCTgctaaaaaaaatcccagcagtTCACCTCTCTTGGGTTGTGTTATACAAAGGTAATCTGCACCATGTCGTCTGGATCTTGGATCCGTTAAAAAGAAGATATTCCAGCTCGGAGATTTGCCAGGAATCTCCATTGAAAGttgaaataaatataatgaTGTCATCATATAATATAACATCATCGCTTTCAAGGGAAGCCAAACCAAAGGTATGTTGGCAGGGGAATGCTGCCACCTGGTAGATCCGCGCTAGGGATAGATACGACCCTCTGGTCCAGCAGTGGAACAGCCACAGTGCCCACAAGGACCCTGCAGTGTTTCTGTGCCTGCCCGTCCTGCGGGAGCCTCACTGCGCGCGGGAGCTGCAGCGCCCGCCTCAATGCGCTCTTTTCACAGAGCAGCTACAGCAGATGTGAAGAGACCCTTTCATTCCCCCTTCCTTGCTCCCAGACCAAGCAAGAAGCTCCAATGGTTAAAAGGAAGGGAATGAATGCATTTGCTTGGTTCAGAGGGGAGCAGAAGTATTCAGCGATCAGCATTAAAGACTCTAAATCCTTAGAGGTGTTAGTGCAGGATCAGCAGCTTGCAGCCTTCTTTTGCGAAGGCTGGGTACCAATGTATCGCCGTTGAGTCCCCTGCAGCTGGTT is part of the Columba livia isolate bColLiv1 breed racing homer chromosome 18, bColLiv1.pat.W.v2, whole genome shotgun sequence genome and harbors:
- the NOG gene encoding noggin, translating into MDHSQCLVTIYALVVLLGLRLEQGACQHYLHIRPAPSDNLPLVDLIEHPDPIFDPKEKDLNETLLRNLMGGHFDPNFMAVSLPEDRLGVDDLAELDLLLRQRPSGAMPSEIKGLEFYDGLQPGKKHRLSKKLRRKLQMWLWSQTFCPVLYTWNDLGSRFWPRYVKVGSCYSKRSCSVPEGMVCKPAKSVHLTILRWRCQRRGGQRCTWIPIQYPIIAECKCSC